A window from Salvia miltiorrhiza cultivar Shanhuang (shh) chromosome 2, IMPLAD_Smil_shh, whole genome shotgun sequence encodes these proteins:
- the LOC131007675 gene encoding ubiquitin carboxyl-terminal hydrolase 14 — MELLRSNLSRVRIPEPTNRIYKQECCISFDTPRSDGGLFVDMNSFLAFGKEFVAWNYRKSGNPVYLHIKETKKPVSEDRPSKKPTLLAIGVEGGFDNNDPEYEQSYEIVILPDYVNLPFPSVDLPEKVRLAVDAVIMNVGAEKKEQVAVWTADTKHVSKHALELKQLDNGVIVPPSSWKCEKCDKRENLWLNLTDGSIHCGRRNWDGTGGNDHAVNHYRATGYPLAVKLGTITADLEAADVFSYAEDESVVDPLLAQHLQHFGIDFSSLQKTEMTTAERELDQNTNFDWNRIQESGQEVEPLFGPGYTGLVNLGNSCYLAATMQVVFSTRGFCSRYYTNQSLKAAFDSAPADPTVDLNTQLAKLANGLLSGKYSIPATKKDDTGDSAHTTLTDKQEGIPPRMFKSVIAANHPEFSTMRQQDALEFFLHLIDQVERINTGNHVLDPSRSFKFGVEERLQCPSGKVAYNKRCDYILSLNIPLHKATNKKELEDFKRLKAEKDAKGEELSSDEIVRPRVPLMDCLDCFAAPEELHDFYSTALNAKTTAIKSVGLTSFPDYLVLHMRKFVLEEGWVPKKLDVYIDVPDTIDISPMRSKGLQPGEELLPDAAAEDDGISANEDIVNQLASMGFQYLHCQKAAINTMNVGVEEAMNWLLNHMSDTDIDEPITKAQKGIPHVDQSKVETLISFGFEEEVARKALQASGGDIEKATEWIFNPPSDMSNMDTTPSSSGNVVDAAMPDGQGRYRLIGLVSHIGTSTHCGHYVAHIYKDGRWVIFNDDKVGVSKNPPIDMGYLYFFERIDG, encoded by the exons ATGGAGCTGCTCCGATCAAATCTCTCTCGTGTTCGAATTCCGGAACCTACCAATCGCATCTACAAGCAGGAATGCTGCATTTCGTTCGATACTCCG AGATCAGACGGTGGGCTGTTTGTAGATATGAATTCATTTCTTGCTTTTGGCAAGGAGTTTGTGGCTTGGAACTATAGGAAGAGTGGAAATCCCGTTTATTTGCAcatcaaagaaacaaaaaagcCAGTTTCCGAAGACAGACCATCGAAGAAACCAACACTTCTAGCCATAG GTGTTGAAGGTGGATTTGATAACAATGACCCAGAATATGAACAGAGCTATGAAATAGTCATTTTACCGGATTACGTCAACCTTCCCTTTCCATCTGTAGATTTGCCAGAAAAG GTGAGATTAGCAGTTGATGCTGTTATTATGAATGTGGGTGCTGAGAAGAAAGAACAAGTTGCTGTATGGACCGCTGACACGAAACATGTCAGTAAACATGCACTTGAATTAAAACAGCTTGACAATGGGGTGATTGTTCCTCCATCCAGTTGGAAGTGTGAGAAATGTGATAAAAGGGAAAATCTTTGGTTAAACTTAACAGACGGATCAATCCATTGTGGTAGAAGAAATTGGGATGGAACTGGGGGCAATGACCATGCAGTTAATCATTACCGCGCAACTGGTTATCCTCTTGCTGTGAAGCTTGGAACTATAACTGCTGATTTAGAGGCAGCAG ATGTTTTCTCTTATGCCGAGGATGAAAGTGTTGTAGACCCACTTCTAGCACAGCATCTGCAACATTTTGGCATAGACTTTTCATCCTTGCAAAAG ACCGAAATGACAACTGCTGAGAGAGAACTTGATCAAAACACCAATTTTGACTGGAACCGTATTCAAGAGAGTGGACAAGAAGTTGAACCACTCTTTGGACCGGGTTATACAGGACTTGTGAATCTTGGCAACAG TTGTTACTTGGCTGCAACTATGCAGGTTGTGTTCTCCACACGTGGCTTCTGTTCAAG ATACTATACGAACCAAAGTTTGAAAGCAGCTTTTGATTCAGCTCCAGCCGATCCAACTGTAGACTTAAATACCCAACT TGCAAAGTTAGCCAATGGGTTGCTCTCTGGAAAATATTCCATTCCAGCTACCAAG AAAGACGACACAGGAGATTCAGCACATACTACATTGACAGAT AAACAAGAAGGAATTCCCCCTCGTATGTTCAAGTCCGTCATTGCTGCAAATCATCCTGAGTTTTCAACTATGCGACAACAG GATGCTTTGGAGTTCTTCCTACATCTTATTGACCAAGTTGAGAGGATCAACACTGGGAATCATGTATTGGATCCTTCAAGAAGCTTCAAGTTTGGTGTTGAAGAGCGGCTGCAATGTCCATCAGGCAAAGTCGCTTATAACAAAAGATGTGACTACATTCTCTCTCTAAACATTCCACTCCATAAAGCTACAAACAAAA AAGAATTAGAAGATTTCAAAAGGTTAAAAGCTGAGAAGGATGCAAAGGGCGAAGAACT TTCTTCAGATGAAATTGTTCGCCCAAGGGTACCTTTGATGGACTGTTTGGATTGCTTTGCTGCTCCTGAGGAGTTGCATGATTTTTACAGTACTGCATTAAATGCCAAGACAACTGCAATCAA AAGTGTAGGCCTGACTTCATTTCCCGATTATTTGGTATTGCATATGAGAAAATTCGTCTTGGAGGAGGGCTGGGTCCCAAAAAAACTTG ATGTCTACATAGATGTTCCTGATACCATAGACATCAGTCCTATGCGCAGTAAAGGTCTTCAACCTGGGGAGGAATTATTACCTGATGCTG CTGCTGAGGATGATGGGATAAGCGCTAATGAGGACATCGTGAACCAACTTGCGTCGATGGGATTTCAATATCTTCATTGTCAAAAAGCTGCTATTAATACCATGAATGTTGGAGTGGAAGAAGCAATGAATTGGTTACTTAACCATATGAGTGATACAG ACATCGATGAACCTATTACTAAAGCACAAAAGGGTATTCCACATGTTGATCAATCAAAAGTTGAAACTTTGATATCATTTGGGTTTGAGGAAGAAGTTGCTCGTAAAGCTCTACAGGCATCG GGTGGTGATATTGAGAAGGCTACTGAATGGATATTTAATCCTCCTTCTGATATGTCAAACATGGATACTACACCTAGTAGCAGCGGAAATGTCGTCGATGCTGCTATGCCAGATGGACAAGGAA GATACAGACTGATCGGATTAGTGAGCCACATTGGCACATCTACACATTGTGGGCATTATGTTGCCCATATCTACAAAGATGGTAGGTGGGTGATCTTCAATGATGATAAAGTTGGGGTTTCAAAGAATCCACCAATCGACATGGGTTACTTGTACTTTTTTGAGAGAATTGATGGCTGA